Proteins encoded together in one Rhodospirillaceae bacterium window:
- a CDS encoding carbohydrate ABC transporter permease, with amino-acid sequence MRERIPIAATLYVALLMMPLYWLVLMSVKTNKEILSGLSFWPKEPTLANFQLILSDPSWYLGYLNALAYVAINVAISVSVAIPAAYAFSRLRFAGSRALFFGFLMFRMMAPAILLVPFVQIFSDLNLIDTHIAVAIAHCFFNVPLAIWILEGFISAIPREMDALAKLDGYGPVRFSLHILLPQIAPGIAVTAFFCFMFSWVEFLISNGLTTTDAKPIGGIITRAGGVLAANVSLLSAASVLGLIPGIVLIIFMRKHLVRGFSMGRVI; translated from the coding sequence ATGAGGGAACGCATCCCCATTGCCGCGACACTCTATGTGGCACTCCTGATGATGCCGCTCTATTGGCTGGTGCTGATGAGCGTCAAGACCAATAAGGAGATCCTGAGCGGCCTCTCGTTCTGGCCGAAGGAACCGACGCTCGCCAATTTCCAGCTCATCCTCAGCGATCCCAGCTGGTATCTCGGCTATCTCAATGCGCTCGCTTATGTCGCAATCAACGTCGCCATCTCCGTCTCGGTCGCCATTCCGGCGGCCTACGCCTTTTCGCGCCTGCGCTTTGCCGGCAGCAGGGCCCTGTTCTTCGGCTTCCTCATGTTCCGCATGATGGCGCCGGCCATCCTGCTGGTGCCCTTCGTGCAGATCTTTTCCGACCTCAACCTCATCGACACGCATATCGCTGTGGCGATCGCGCATTGCTTCTTCAACGTGCCGCTGGCGATCTGGATTCTCGAAGGCTTCATTTCCGCCATCCCGCGCGAAATGGATGCCCTTGCCAAGCTCGATGGCTACGGCCCGGTGCGTTTCAGCCTCCATATCCTGCTGCCGCAGATAGCACCCGGCATCGCCGTTACCGCCTTCTTCTGCTTCATGTTCTCCTGGGTCGAGTTCCTGATCTCGAACGGCCTCACCACCACCGACGCCAAACCGATCGGCGGCATCATCACGCGCGCGGGCGGCGTGCTCGCCGCCAATGTCTCGCTTCTCTCGGCCGCCAGCGTGCTGGGACTCATCCCCGGCATCGTGCTGATCATCTTCATGCGAAAGCACCTCGTGCGCGGGTTTTCGATGGGGCGGGTCATTTAG
- the pip gene encoding prolyl aminopeptidase, which translates to MRTLYPAIEPYRTGHLDTGDGHQVYWEMSGNPEGKPAVFLHGGPGAGCSPAHRRLFNPEKYRVLLFDQRGCGRSKPHASLENNTTWDLVKDIEKLRGIMGVEQWLVFGGSWGSTLALAYAETHPEHVSELVVRGIFTLQKREIAWYYQDGASNLFPDLWEKFLAPIPVGERGDLVGAYAKRLTGTDPKAQLEAARAWSIWEGSTIKLLPSKQNSTSYGQDQFALAFARIENHYFVNGGWMEQGQLIRDAHKLKNIPGIIIQGRYDICTPAVTAWELHKAWPEAEFVIVDDAGHAFDEPGIMNQLIEATDRFAR; encoded by the coding sequence ATGCGCACGCTCTACCCGGCGATCGAACCCTATCGCACCGGCCACCTCGACACGGGTGACGGCCACCAGGTCTATTGGGAAATGTCCGGCAATCCGGAAGGGAAGCCGGCCGTCTTCCTGCATGGCGGCCCTGGCGCCGGCTGCAGCCCGGCGCATCGGCGCCTGTTTAACCCTGAGAAATACCGCGTGCTGCTGTTTGACCAGCGCGGCTGCGGCCGCTCGAAACCCCATGCCAGCCTGGAGAACAACACCACCTGGGATCTGGTCAAGGATATCGAGAAGCTGCGCGGCATCATGGGTGTCGAGCAATGGCTGGTGTTCGGCGGCTCCTGGGGTTCAACGCTGGCGCTGGCCTATGCCGAGACTCACCCCGAGCATGTCAGCGAGCTCGTGGTGCGCGGCATCTTCACGCTGCAGAAGCGCGAGATCGCCTGGTATTACCAGGACGGCGCCTCGAACCTGTTCCCGGATCTGTGGGAAAAGTTCCTGGCCCCCATCCCGGTAGGCGAGCGCGGCGATCTGGTCGGCGCCTACGCGAAGCGTCTCACCGGGACGGATCCCAAGGCGCAGCTTGAGGCGGCGCGCGCCTGGAGCATCTGGGAAGGCAGCACCATCAAGTTGCTGCCCAGCAAGCAGAACAGCACCAGCTACGGCCAGGACCAGTTCGCCCTCGCCTTCGCGCGGATCGAAAACCATTATTTCGTCAATGGCGGCTGGATGGAGCAGGGCCAGCTTATTCGCGATGCCCACAAGCTGAAGAACATTCCCGGGATCATCATCCAGGGCCGCTACGACATCTGCACCCCGGCCGTCACCGCCTGGGAATTGCACAAGGCCTGGCCGGAAGCGGAGTTCGTCATCGTCGACGATGCGGGCCATGCCTTCGACGAACCGGGCATCATGAACCAGCTCATTGAGGCCACGGACCGGTTTGCAAGGTAG
- a CDS encoding acyltransferase family protein gives MAENDGKARIDFVDAARFLGIFLVYYGHVVERVMQLGNADAALQYKFIYSFHMPFFFLIAGMIAKDWSMGTGPRAFLWSRVTSRLVPFLFFNLLLCGLSLLHKPDFPPFPLSTPGDYLNAWIATLTWLSFFNVPTWFLMALVSVEILHYAVFRFLRGSTPRIVVAALLFYAVGYVLNDAYAFFPNWNIWLWNEAITMYAFYLGGIILVRMEIARWLGARQMALAVAVLGFALVWLTYDLNQGPFRLGYDAVVIVAAAHGHWLLFPATALLGSIALLAAGRLVQSWNWMRYLGRNVMVIFCLNGVVYHHVNGPFAAWLSADGQPGVASLTAAATILSILLIAAILSLVYLLERYLPQLIGRPTVAGPLLPRLS, from the coding sequence ATGGCGGAGAATGACGGCAAGGCGCGCATCGACTTCGTCGACGCGGCGCGCTTCCTGGGCATCTTCCTGGTCTATTACGGCCATGTGGTCGAACGCGTCATGCAATTGGGGAACGCCGACGCCGCCCTGCAGTACAAGTTCATCTATTCCTTTCATATGCCGTTCTTCTTCCTGATCGCCGGCATGATCGCCAAGGATTGGTCGATGGGGACCGGGCCACGTGCCTTCCTCTGGTCGCGCGTGACCTCGCGCCTCGTCCCCTTCCTTTTCTTCAATCTGCTGCTCTGCGGCCTGAGCCTGCTGCACAAGCCTGATTTCCCACCATTCCCGCTCAGCACGCCGGGCGACTATCTCAACGCCTGGATCGCGACTCTCACCTGGCTATCCTTCTTCAACGTGCCGACCTGGTTCCTGATGGCCTTGGTGAGCGTCGAGATCCTGCATTACGCCGTGTTCAGGTTCCTGCGCGGCTCGACGCCCCGCATCGTCGTGGCTGCGTTGCTGTTCTATGCCGTCGGCTACGTACTCAATGACGCATATGCCTTCTTCCCCAATTGGAACATCTGGCTCTGGAACGAAGCGATCACGATGTATGCCTTCTATCTCGGCGGCATCATCCTGGTGCGCATGGAAATCGCGCGCTGGCTGGGGGCCCGGCAAATGGCGCTGGCAGTGGCGGTGCTCGGTTTTGCCCTTGTATGGCTGACCTATGATCTCAATCAGGGGCCATTCCGCCTCGGCTATGATGCCGTCGTGATTGTCGCCGCGGCGCATGGCCACTGGCTGCTGTTTCCTGCAACGGCGCTGCTGGGGTCGATCGCCTTGCTGGCGGCGGGACGCCTCGTCCAGTCATGGAACTGGATGCGCTATCTGGGCCGGAACGTGATGGTCATCTTTTGTCTCAACGGTGTGGTCTATCACCATGTCAACGGACCGTTCGCCGCCTGGCTCAGTGCCGATGGCCAACCGGGTGTCGCCAGCCTGACGGCAGCCGCCACGATCTTGAGCATTCTCTTGATTGCCGCCATTTTGTCTTTGGTCTATCTGTTGGAGAGATATCTGCCACAGCTCATTGGTCGACCGACCGTCGCCGGGCCGCTGCTGCCCAGACTGAGCTAG
- a CDS encoding sugar ABC transporter permease, producing MTACGLVPMGFVFFYALHDTFMGNSFVWVGLDWFVEVLASPDFHGAAARSLGFATLLLLIEVPLGLFIALRMPTRGFLSALYIVLLAIPLLTPSIVVGYLWKILVAHKAGLLFETAAALGVHYDMNNPIVVWLTLAAMDAWHWTSLIVLLCFAGLRAIPEDYYRAARIDGASRWAVFRYIQLPKLRMVLLIGILLRFMDGFMIYSEAYVVTRGGPGVATTFLSHELVQTALIQFDLGQGGALAVIYFAIIATFALILFRLIMPKVGSGAAA from the coding sequence ATGACGGCCTGCGGCCTGGTGCCCATGGGGTTCGTGTTCTTCTATGCGCTGCACGATACCTTCATGGGCAACAGCTTCGTCTGGGTCGGGCTCGACTGGTTCGTTGAAGTCCTGGCTTCGCCCGACTTTCACGGCGCCGCCGCGCGCAGCCTGGGCTTTGCAACGCTGTTGTTGCTGATCGAGGTGCCGCTGGGCCTGTTCATCGCCCTGCGCATGCCGACCCGTGGTTTCCTCTCCGCGCTCTACATCGTACTGCTGGCCATCCCGCTGCTGACGCCCAGCATCGTGGTCGGCTATCTGTGGAAGATCCTGGTGGCGCACAAGGCGGGTTTGCTCTTTGAAACGGCGGCAGCACTCGGTGTTCATTACGATATGAACAATCCAATCGTCGTCTGGTTGACCTTGGCCGCGATGGATGCCTGGCATTGGACCAGCCTCATCGTGCTGCTGTGCTTTGCGGGTTTACGCGCGATCCCGGAGGATTATTACCGGGCGGCGCGCATCGACGGGGCCAGCCGCTGGGCCGTGTTCCGCTATATCCAATTGCCAAAGCTGCGCATGGTGCTGCTGATCGGCATCCTGCTCCGCTTCATGGACGGCTTCATGATCTATAGCGAAGCCTATGTCGTGACGCGCGGCGGGCCGGGTGTCGCCACCACTTTCCTGTCCCATGAACTGGTGCAGACCGCCCTCATCCAGTTCGACCTCGGTCAGGGTGGGGCGCTGGCGGTGATCTATTTCGCCATCATCGCCACCTTCGCGCTCATCCTCTTCCGCCTCATCATGCCCAAGGTCGGCAGCGGGGCAGCCGCATGA